One Deltaproteobacteria bacterium genomic window, TGTATCGTGAACACCCATATGCATAGCCAATCTAGAAATCCAGGGGTAGCTCCATACCATACCTCATTGTCACGAAATACTATCCCACCAACATTAGTATCAAAATCTGCATGAGACAATGCATTCCTCAAGTGGCGGATATAGTCACAATTGAGCAATTGTCGGCAAAGAATCGCTGTAGGCAGTTTTGAAGAATTACCCTGCTGAAGAATATCTTGTATGACACCTTCTTTCATGTAAACCAATGCTATATACAATCTGAAAATCAGCGATCCTTGTAGCTGGAGCATATGACAAAATGGAAGTGGAATTTCTTTAGGTAAAAGTAGTTCTGCATGTGATTGTTTACTCCCACTAGTGTTTAATTGCATAAATTAACGATAGTATTTCTGAGTTGCGATCCTTTGACTTCTCGTTTTCGCCAGACAAAGGGTTTGGCTTTGGGACCATAGACGGCGACAAATGCCTCAATGGCTTGGCGTAATTCTTCAAT contains:
- a CDS encoding IS630 family transposase — its product is IEELRQAIEAFVAVYGPKAKPFVWRKREVKGSQLRNTIVNLCN